One part of the Chryseobacterium mulctrae genome encodes these proteins:
- a CDS encoding sulfite exporter TauE/SafE family protein yields the protein MEIALIISAIGLGFASGFHCIGMCGPIALSMGLTKKQATNYYLQNLTYQFGRIATYAFLGAVLGIVGQGFEMAGFQQYLTIGVGVLLIIMALFSFGGKDFASKIPFISKFLFKVKSNLGKLLQRADYRSRFTTGILNGFLPCGMVYMALTASLASGGIWQGASFMALFGLGTLPFMFTVVLVGNLMNQAFRIKVLKFVPVVMIILGGLFILRGLELGIPFISPPSEAMKVSPEHDVNCHNTDPNHKHNPATCH from the coding sequence ATGGAAATAGCATTGATTATATCTGCAATTGGTTTAGGCTTCGCATCCGGTTTTCACTGTATCGGAATGTGCGGTCCCATTGCGTTATCAATGGGTTTGACCAAAAAGCAGGCTACCAATTACTATCTTCAAAATCTAACCTATCAATTTGGAAGAATTGCGACTTACGCTTTTTTAGGTGCGGTTTTGGGAATTGTAGGTCAAGGATTTGAAATGGCGGGTTTTCAGCAATATCTTACAATTGGAGTAGGAGTTTTGCTGATTATCATGGCATTATTTTCATTTGGCGGAAAAGATTTTGCTTCAAAAATTCCTTTTATCTCTAAATTCCTTTTTAAAGTTAAATCAAACCTCGGGAAACTGCTTCAGAGAGCAGATTACCGCTCAAGATTTACCACCGGTATTCTGAACGGATTTTTACCATGCGGAATGGTTTATATGGCTCTTACAGCAAGTCTTGCAAGTGGCGGAATTTGGCAGGGCGCTTCTTTTATGGCATTATTTGGATTAGGAACACTTCCATTTATGTTTACTGTTGTTTTGGTAGGAAATCTGATGAACCAGGCATTTAGAATTAAAGTATTAAAATTCGTTCCTGTTGTAATGATTATCCTTGGTGGATTGTTTATTCTAAGAGGTCTTGAACTTGGGATTCCTTTCATTTCTCCACCATCGGAAGCAATGAAGGTTTCTCCGGAACATGATGTGAATTGTCACAACACAGACCCGAACCATAAACATAATCCGGCAACCTGTCATTAA
- the serS gene encoding serine--tRNA ligase: MLQVNFLRDNKERVLEGLQKRQFKNLELVDEAIVTDEERKRIQFELDSQLSEINKISKEIGILMKEGKREEAEASKSKTAQFKESSKELQTQLENVEKSLLTILYQIPNVPYELVKAGVSADDNEIIYQSHDVEGLGEGAIPHWELAKKYNLIDFELGVKIAGAGFPVYFGKGARLQRALVQYFLDKNTDAGYLEVNPPHVVNEASGYGTGQLPDKEGQMYEIANNTTAETLFLIPTAEVPVTNLYRDVLLDEKDLPIKNTAFSQCYRREAGSYGAHVRGLNRLHQFEKVEIVRLEKPENSYAVLEEMVEHIKGILEDLELPYRVLRLCGGDTGFASAMTYDFEVWSAAQEKWLEVSSVSNFETFQANRLKCRYKADGKSQLVHTLNGSAMALPRIMAALLENNQTEEGIKLPKKIAEYARFELIN; the protein is encoded by the coding sequence ATGTTACAGGTTAATTTTTTGCGCGACAATAAAGAACGCGTTTTAGAAGGTCTTCAAAAAAGACAATTCAAGAATCTTGAGTTGGTAGACGAGGCTATCGTTACCGATGAAGAAAGAAAAAGAATTCAGTTTGAATTAGATTCGCAACTTTCCGAGATCAATAAAATTTCCAAAGAAATTGGTATTTTAATGAAAGAAGGAAAAAGAGAAGAAGCTGAAGCATCCAAATCTAAAACAGCACAGTTCAAAGAGTCGAGTAAAGAATTACAGACACAGCTAGAAAACGTTGAGAAATCTTTGCTTACAATTTTGTATCAGATTCCAAACGTTCCTTACGAATTGGTAAAAGCAGGGGTTTCTGCAGATGATAACGAAATTATTTATCAGTCTCATGATGTGGAAGGTTTAGGTGAAGGTGCAATTCCTCACTGGGAACTGGCAAAAAAATACAACCTGATTGATTTTGAATTGGGTGTAAAAATCGCCGGAGCTGGTTTTCCTGTGTACTTCGGCAAAGGAGCGAGACTTCAGAGAGCTTTGGTTCAATATTTTTTAGATAAAAATACTGATGCTGGTTATCTTGAAGTAAATCCGCCACACGTTGTGAATGAAGCTTCAGGTTACGGAACGGGGCAGTTGCCGGATAAAGAAGGACAAATGTATGAAATTGCTAATAATACAACTGCGGAAACATTGTTTTTAATTCCTACAGCGGAAGTTCCGGTGACGAATCTTTATCGTGATGTTTTGTTGGATGAAAAAGATCTTCCAATTAAGAATACAGCTTTTTCTCAGTGTTACAGAAGAGAAGCTGGAAGTTATGGAGCTCATGTAAGAGGATTGAACCGTCTTCATCAGTTTGAAAAAGTAGAAATTGTAAGATTAGAAAAACCTGAGAATTCGTATGCTGTTTTGGAAGAAATGGTAGAGCATATCAAGGGAATTTTAGAAGACCTTGAATTGCCTTACAGAGTGTTGAGACTTTGCGGTGGTGACACAGGTTTTGCTTCTGCAATGACTTACGATTTTGAAGTTTGGAGTGCTGCTCAGGAAAAATGGCTTGAAGTAAGTTCTGTTTCTAATTTTGAAACTTTCCAGGCAAATAGATTGAAATGCCGTTACAAAGCAGACGGAAAATCTCAATTGGTGCATACGTTGAATGGTTCTGCAATGGCATTACCAAGAATTATGGCAGCATTGCTTGAAAATAATCAGACTGAAGAAGGAATTAAGCTTCCTAAAAAGATCGCTGAATATGCGAGATTTGAATTGATCAATTAG
- the asnB gene encoding asparagine synthase (glutamine-hydrolyzing), protein MCGICGYYSFKNEISSENILEMNSTIRHRGPDDEGFWISDGSKGESFSGNDSTKKVKETFPVLNETNSKIALGFRRLSIVDLSEKGHQPMLSDDEKITITFNGEIYNFKKIRKELESLGYLFKSNSDTEVILKSYEEWGTEMFPRFDGMFAIALVDLEKQKLILGRDRIGLKPLFYFKNENALIWASEIKSILKNEYIKPEINWNGVYTNFLFQTTLTPETCFQNVFSLEPASFLILDLNDFTFSKQFYWNFPTEKLVNVTEDEAAEKVDQLLSESVKEQLFADVPVTSMMSGGIDSTLITAKAKPFKNDINAFTISYQFSESEVKNAALMAEKIDIQHNVKKVSDEEILNQLKENIQHFEEPYSSLEVLMNAAEFAKNKGFKVVLSGNGADELFAGYSHSLKLNKWLSRKNFNFIRHFIFTNDDFSRKVKNYFSQDDMLDFFRQSQVGMKPFEAKSVFSEAVFNTVKTNLKDKKLSETKDYQGLFEYDMKYSLSSHHVFRDDLSAMKYGVEFRYPYLSNDLIDYVSSLPEKLRYNGVQNKPLLRKVAEKYLPSEILKMPKRGFSFPFAHFIKTEPKVREFILENLNSLKKRNFFKPEVINEWWNNQKNEYDCVKIWQLVTFELWYQKYFENQ, encoded by the coding sequence ATGTGCGGCATCTGCGGTTATTATTCATTTAAGAACGAAATTTCTTCTGAAAATATTTTAGAGATGAATAGCACAATCCGTCATCGCGGTCCGGATGATGAAGGTTTCTGGATTTCTGATGGGTCGAAAGGAGAATCTTTTTCCGGAAATGATTCTACAAAAAAAGTTAAAGAAACTTTTCCTGTTTTAAATGAAACAAATTCGAAGATCGCTTTAGGTTTTCGCCGACTTTCAATTGTAGATTTGTCTGAAAAAGGACATCAACCCATGCTTTCAGATGATGAGAAAATTACGATCACCTTCAATGGAGAGATTTATAATTTTAAAAAAATCAGAAAAGAACTTGAAAGTTTAGGGTATCTATTTAAAAGCAATTCAGATACAGAAGTTATTTTAAAATCATACGAAGAATGGGGAACGGAAATGTTTCCCAGATTTGACGGAATGTTTGCGATTGCTTTGGTCGATTTAGAAAAACAAAAGTTGATTCTTGGAAGAGACAGGATTGGTTTAAAGCCTTTGTTTTATTTTAAAAATGAAAATGCTTTGATTTGGGCTTCCGAAATAAAATCTATTCTGAAAAATGAATACATCAAGCCTGAAATCAACTGGAATGGAGTTTATACCAATTTCCTTTTTCAGACTACTTTAACACCCGAAACATGTTTTCAAAATGTTTTTTCGTTAGAACCTGCTTCTTTTTTAATTTTAGATTTAAATGATTTTACCTTTTCAAAACAGTTTTATTGGAATTTCCCGACTGAAAAATTAGTAAATGTAACTGAAGACGAAGCGGCTGAAAAAGTTGATCAATTATTGTCCGAGAGCGTCAAAGAACAGCTTTTTGCCGATGTTCCCGTAACAAGTATGATGAGTGGCGGAATAGATTCTACACTGATTACCGCGAAAGCTAAACCATTCAAAAATGACATCAATGCATTTACTATTTCTTATCAGTTTTCGGAAAGTGAAGTGAAAAATGCGGCTTTGATGGCTGAAAAAATTGATATTCAGCATAATGTAAAAAAAGTTTCCGATGAAGAGATCTTAAATCAATTAAAAGAAAATATTCAACATTTTGAAGAACCTTACAGCAGTCTTGAAGTTTTGATGAACGCTGCAGAATTTGCAAAAAATAAAGGTTTTAAAGTAGTTTTAAGCGGAAATGGAGCTGATGAACTTTTTGCGGGATATTCTCATTCTTTAAAGCTTAATAAATGGCTTTCGAGGAAGAATTTTAATTTTATCCGTCATTTTATTTTCACTAATGATGATTTTTCAAGAAAAGTAAAAAATTATTTTTCTCAGGATGATATGCTTGATTTTTTCAGACAAAGTCAGGTCGGTATGAAGCCTTTTGAAGCTAAAAGTGTTTTTTCTGAGGCTGTTTTTAATACCGTTAAAACGAATTTAAAAGATAAAAAATTATCAGAAACTAAAGATTATCAAGGGCTTTTTGAATATGATATGAAGTATTCTCTGTCTTCACATCATGTTTTCAGAGATGATTTGAGTGCAATGAAATATGGTGTAGAATTTCGTTATCCTTATCTGAGTAACGATTTGATCGATTATGTTTCTTCTTTGCCTGAAAAATTACGGTATAATGGAGTTCAGAATAAACCGCTTTTAAGAAAAGTTGCCGAAAAATATCTTCCTTCGGAAATTTTGAAAATGCCAAAGCGCGGATTTTCTTTTCCATTTGCTCATTTCATTAAAACCGAACCAAAAGTAAGGGAATTTATTCTTGAAAATCTGAATAGCTTAAAAAAGAGAAATTTTTTCAAACCAGAAGTTATTAATGAATGGTGGAACAACCAAAAAAACGAATACGACTGTGTAAAAATCTGGCAATTGGTGACTTTTGAACTTTGGTATCAGAAATATTTTGAAAATCAATAA
- a CDS encoding alpha/beta hydrolase fold domain-containing protein has product MKLKISFLFIILSQFFISQQGKIINNQSTAFKLLDKEDPIEFIVYDTQLNHKKPVFLWCQGSLPYPIYVNSKEEGLWIIGGGITNFDVENIVKNYHLVIISMPKTPLIADEKDINESYWYYGNSKNENQPTLDFQKADYLENYVNRAQKVLKFLNKQKWVDRSKLIVAGSSQGSKVATKIAIANKNVSKLGLFSANPFGRIDQNIRNYRKDAEQRKITWEAANKGIEDEYQMFRDAYNPKKLAQKPELLAWKSFSVPLFDDWLQFKKPIYLAYGTHDIASDLNDLVPIYFIRENNNNLTFKRYLNLEHNFFEVENGKVNHQKPHWEEVMNDFVEWTLK; this is encoded by the coding sequence ATGAAGCTTAAAATTAGTTTTCTGTTTATCATTCTGTCTCAATTTTTTATCTCTCAACAGGGAAAAATAATTAATAATCAATCAACAGCTTTCAAACTTTTAGATAAGGAAGATCCTATAGAATTTATTGTTTATGACACTCAATTAAATCATAAAAAACCAGTCTTCCTATGGTGTCAAGGTTCACTTCCCTACCCGATTTATGTCAATTCAAAAGAAGAAGGACTTTGGATCATTGGTGGTGGAATTACCAATTTTGATGTAGAAAATATTGTGAAAAATTACCATTTAGTAATCATTTCAATGCCTAAAACACCTTTAATAGCTGATGAAAAAGATATTAACGAATCTTATTGGTATTACGGAAATTCTAAAAATGAAAATCAACCTACTTTAGACTTTCAAAAAGCAGATTATTTAGAAAACTATGTAAACCGTGCGCAGAAAGTTCTTAAATTTTTAAATAAACAAAAGTGGGTAGACCGTTCAAAATTGATTGTTGCAGGTTCATCACAAGGTTCAAAAGTGGCAACTAAAATCGCCATTGCTAATAAAAATGTTTCTAAACTAGGATTATTTTCAGCAAATCCATTTGGCAGAATTGATCAGAATATCCGAAATTATCGAAAAGATGCAGAGCAAAGAAAAATTACCTGGGAAGCTGCAAATAAAGGAATTGAAGACGAATACCAAATGTTCAGAGATGCATACAATCCGAAAAAGTTAGCACAAAAACCAGAACTCCTTGCTTGGAAATCCTTCTCAGTTCCATTATTTGATGATTGGTTACAATTTAAAAAACCAATTTATTTAGCGTATGGAACTCATGATATTGCAAGTGATTTGAATGACCTAGTTCCAATTTATTTCATCAGAGAAAACAATAATAATCTGACATTCAAAAGATATTTAAATCTTGAACATAATTTCTTTGAAGTAGAAAATGGAAAAGTCAATCATCAAAAACCACATTGGGAAGAAGTGATGAATGATTTTGTGGAGTGGACGCTGAAGTAA
- a CDS encoding oligosaccharide flippase family protein encodes MKQLKVVQTFISRFLILILSFGLVIFSTNMWGSEGKGTISIVIANVALVSFFSSIFSGSSTSYFARKFKVEQVLVYSYLWSLIVGTAVPLIFSFAAIQNEFLYYLIGISVLSSLLSTNISLFIGTQNIRFFNIYTVLQQLVHVLFIAILIYIVKLKDVSVYFLAQIFCLALLFLTSLILILKKCKFSEFSFSKSVFINMFEYGWKTQLSAFIQFLNYRLSFYFLEYFEGIAVVGIFSIGITFSEAIWTITRSIAVVLYSDVVNSESREESIVKTKSSLKLSFSLMLVFVLGILIIPDFVYPFIFGKEFSETKLIMLLLAPGILAIAVSDMIGYYFSGIKELKVLNIKSIVGLLITVIFSLFAIPKWGIWGACFVTTLSYVVSAAILFWKFYQSTDFKIKDYIISKDEINALIKTFSKKSN; translated from the coding sequence ATGAAGCAGCTTAAAGTTGTTCAGACTTTTATTTCAAGGTTCTTGATTTTGATATTGAGCTTTGGTCTGGTCATCTTTTCTACCAACATGTGGGGAAGTGAAGGAAAAGGCACGATCTCAATTGTGATTGCCAATGTTGCTCTGGTTAGTTTTTTCAGCAGTATTTTTTCGGGAAGCAGCACCTCTTATTTTGCCAGAAAATTTAAGGTAGAGCAGGTTTTGGTTTACTCTTATCTTTGGTCGCTCATTGTAGGAACTGCGGTTCCTTTGATATTCAGTTTTGCGGCCATTCAGAATGAATTTTTGTATTATTTGATTGGTATTTCTGTTCTTTCATCATTATTATCGACCAATATTAGTCTGTTTATTGGCACGCAGAACATTCGCTTTTTCAATATTTATACTGTTTTACAGCAGCTTGTTCATGTTTTGTTTATCGCAATTCTGATTTATATCGTTAAACTGAAAGATGTTTCGGTTTACTTTTTAGCGCAGATTTTCTGCTTAGCATTGCTGTTTCTGACGAGTCTTATTCTAATCCTGAAAAAATGTAAATTTTCAGAGTTTTCATTTTCAAAATCGGTATTCATCAATATGTTCGAATACGGTTGGAAAACCCAGTTAAGCGCATTTATTCAGTTCTTGAATTATAGGCTTTCTTTTTATTTTTTAGAATACTTTGAAGGAATTGCTGTTGTCGGGATATTTTCTATCGGAATCACATTTTCAGAAGCAATATGGACGATTACAAGAAGTATCGCAGTCGTTCTCTATTCTGATGTCGTAAATAGCGAAAGTAGGGAAGAATCTATTGTTAAAACTAAATCTTCACTTAAGCTTTCATTCTCTTTGATGCTTGTTTTTGTATTGGGAATTCTGATTATTCCGGATTTTGTGTACCCATTTATTTTTGGAAAAGAATTTAGTGAAACCAAACTCATTATGCTTTTATTAGCTCCCGGAATTTTGGCAATTGCAGTAAGTGACATGATTGGTTATTATTTTTCAGGAATTAAAGAGTTGAAAGTATTAAATATAAAATCGATTGTAGGATTATTGATAACGGTTATTTTTTCGCTTTTTGCCATTCCAAAATGGGGAATTTGGGGCGCCTGTTTTGTAACGACCTTATCTTATGTCGTTTCTGCAGCGATATTATTTTGGAAATTTTATCAGTCTACAGATTTTAAAATTAAAGATTATATTATTTCTAAAGATGAAATTAATGCATTGATTAAAACTTTTTCTAAAAAAAGCAATTGA